Proteins encoded in a region of the Zea mays cultivar B73 chromosome 2, Zm-B73-REFERENCE-NAM-5.0, whole genome shotgun sequence genome:
- the LOC100193079 gene encoding uncharacterized protein LOC100193079: MSSWDADDSAAASAAEAATTDVELLKRAWRNEKAAPEILRFDSPLVSRVREQTQLLEETLDDFADSGVDDLVVSLYQMDLDRTLFLLRSYLRLRLQKIEKYTMHISRSEDLLSRLSQQERRFAKSCAEIMEKHLEQSVLSKLPYGYDSVSRQSLSSTEDDMVPEPQLDTFVFCKTKGDVGAFQLDDIGEEVVDLVADDLYVLRYKSVKGLIEGGRIDLI, encoded by the exons ATGTCTTCCTGGGACGCTGACGACTCGGCGGCGGCGTCCGCGGCCGAGGCGGCCACCACGGACGTCGAGCTGCTCAAGCGGGCGTGGCGCAACGAGAAGGCCGCGCCGGAGATCCTCCGCTTCGACTCGCCCCTCGTCTCTCGCGTCCGCGAGCAGACCCAGCTCCTC GAGGAGACGCTGGACGACTTCGCCGACAGTGGCGTCGACGACCTGGTGGTCTCGCTCTACCAGATGGACCTCGACCGCACGCTCTTCCTCCTCCGCTCctacctccgcctccgcctgcaGAAG ATCGAGAAGTACACGATGCACATCTCCCGCTCCGAAGACCTCCTCAGCCGGCTGTCCCAGCAGGAGCGCCGGTTTGCCAAGAG TTGCGCGGAGATCATGGAGAAGCATCTGGAGCAGTCGGTGCTGTCGAAGCTCCCGTACGGGTATGACTCGGTTTCCAGGCAGTCGCTGTCGAGCACTGAGGATGACATGG TGCCGGAGCCTCAGCTTGACACCTTCGTCTTCTGTAAGACCAAGGGCGACGTAGGTGCATTCCAGCTAGATGACAT TGGAGAGGAGGTTGTGGACCTGGTTGCTGATGACTTGTATGTTCTTCGGTACAAGTCCGTCAAGGGACTCATAGAGGGTGGCCGGATCGACCTTATCTGA